The genomic DNA AAAAGCTAAtgatcatcaaattattacattaatattaaTGAAACAATCACAATGGAAGGtcgaaaaaaaagaaacaaacacaagGGCCGAGGGGGCATGGAATTAATTAAACTCAacgagaagaagaggaggaggaggaggatatatatatatatatatatatatatgacgaCAGTCAACAGCCTGTTCTATGCATACTCATAGATCATAACAGTaaacctcttcctcttcctcatccCTTCCGCACGTCTTTTGTCTTCTGCAAGCACCAGCTGCCAAGGAACACACATACAGAATGATGCCTAGCACTTATACCCTCTTACATATACCACACTCTCACGTATTCTACCAGAAGAATTATTCCATTTCTATTCGTTGGTCGTCTTCTCTTGAGGGATTTGAGGATTTTCGATCAACATTGTAGCTTCCACTACCGCCTTCTGTTCCTCGGGTGTCTGGTGGGTCAATACATCCAGTTTCTCTTCCTTGGGTGTTTCAGGTTTTTGAGTCTCTACAGCCGATTTTTCTTCCACTAATGTCTTCGTCTCCTCGTGCTTTTGCATCTCTACCAGTGCTGGTGCTGTAGACTTGATTGCTTCATGATCAGTTAAGGTTCCAGCGGTTGATGCAGCCTCAATTGCTTTCTCTTCATTGGTCTCAACAGGGGCTTCAACTTCTTTGACAGTCCGCTCAACTGGAGTTTCAATTTTACCAGATTCATGGTTGACATGGGGCAGTGCTTCAGATACCTCCGCAAACTTTTGATCAGCTGATGGTTCTTCTTGTTTCACTGGGTCTAACGTTGGCTTATCCAGTTTGGTTGACTCCATGGCTTCATTATTCTGTAGAAAGAATAGACTCATTGTGTAGAAATTGGTCCAAAATACTCagcaaataaataataataacatagaACTGAACTCAGTACTCACGCCCATCACATTATTGACTTTGCACAAGCTTGTATCAATTTGTAGCTgctataaaatttctaaataatgttataatttttttgacataAAACTAACCctctcatttttaaaaatatgaacaaCATTTACTATTCCTAGAGCGGGACCAAAAATTtacaagaagaaaattaaactgCGGGTTAGAGTTGACAGAGAATAGGgaataaataacaagaaaaatcaTTCcaacataattatattttattttttaaaatatatagttaatagtataaattttaaaccattttatacatatgtatatatttcatagtattattatataattgtaaAATAACTTAATATTGATGATAGCAGAAATAGGAAATATCATATTATTATGTagattaaattttatgaataagCACATATATCTTTACATCCTCTTCTAAAAACATAGTAGATAAATGGATAAATTTGAAgcaaaacatcaaaatataGTATTATAGATATcgagatacatatatataacagtaATAGAAAATTTGATAGCATATGATAGGAAACTGATTATACCAACAGAAAATAATATGCTTTTATAGACAAAATTGACAGCAGCCATAAATATGTGAACAGCACAACTTAAGTTCCCTGACCATGTGATATTTAACAGTGATGAATGGCCTATAACTTAGGCAGCTGACGGAGTGTTCTTATTGAATGCACTGTTTGATCTATAAGATATCTTTCTAGAGGGAAAATACTTAGATGACCGTTGCCGGGCAAGGTGACCCAGACAGCTGTTCCAACACAAATGAGTGCCGCAATCAGTGGTGACGTACTAATCTCTCAGCATTGATCAACAGTCATTTTCTTGTGGCAAATCTGTAGATTGAACCcagcaggcaggcaggcaggtcAGCTTACATCTTTTGTAGCTGAGAGCTAAACTGGCTAGTAGCTAGGTTCTTTACCTAACAGGCAAATGTGTTGTGGTAGGTATCCCCATGGtacaaaaaagaaatgaatCCAAACAGTACATATCCCAACACTTTGGAAGTGGTCCTCCAGAACAGTAATGCTCGATCACTAGCTAGCAGATCAAGATGCTACCTTCTGTTTGAACACAAGAGGAAATTGTGACGGGTTGAGCTCAGCCACAAGCCCAAGCCCACAACCGATATCCCTTGTGGGAAGGATAATTTTAATGGAATTAGTACGTATATGCTAATGCCAAATTGCTCAATTTAATACTCACAAAAAATTACTCTCAACTAACTTGATTATCTACCAAATGCTCCTGAGTAGATGCCCTTAAAGCTCCCTTTACTTCAGTACTTTCAAGTGCTATCTATATTCTTCAATGGCCACAGTTTGGATCTGTTCTGTTACTAATTAAATTGGCCAAGTTAATGCCTACCGGCATACACCTGCCAAAACAGAGGCCATTGACACGCTTTGGATCTGTTCTATTACTAAATTGGCCAAGTTAATGCCCACCAGCGGACACCTGCCAAACTGAAACCAATCGACCCTACTCAACAAATCTTTTGCACCACGTGCATTACTCCAAGATTGTTCTGAATGTGAACTAAATTCAACCTACTCCACCAAAAGGCAAACAACTCTTGAGAGATGAAAGTAGCTCTCAAAGGGTAAAGAAGAACCTAGCTACTGAGAGATGAAAgtgagggggaaaaaaaaaacattcagAAAAAGGACAAGTGGGTGGGGATGGGACCATGGCAGAGACCTGATCTTTGTCGTCAGATAAAGATCCAACGGAAAGTCAAAGATCCTTACGCTGATTCCGTTGCGCAAGGGATTCCACCCACAGCAAATGACAACTAAATAAAGAGAGAATACATGGGAGACTGTTTTACAGCAAATAAAGGTTCATCATAAGGATGCATCGATTACCAATAAAGAGAGATGAGACAGGGGCTTGCGACAAAAATAAAGAGACGGACCAGGATGAATAATGGTGGTGGCCTATGTACAGCACTAACTTCAATAAGATAAACAACAAACTGAAGAACATTGAAGGATTAAGAATTAGATCAGCAGAAGAACTGAATCCATAAGATACTTATTGACAAAGATGAACCGAATCCCTAGCCTAGCTGGAACCTGAACTAATCGGCTGAaattaaatccataaaaataataatgaaattaaagtaAAACTTAACTTAGACATAAAAGTAAAACTCACTGcaatcaaatttataaataaataataattggaAAGACTAAATTCTTTTTCAGATACTACGAGGCAGTGAATGCCTTTTCTTTCGCAGGTTTCTGTTCTCTACGTCCCGAAAAGAAAATACTGATAAATTGGATGATTTTCGCTTTTGAAATACAGGTGAAGGAAGAAAAAGTCACAAAAAATCAAACAGAAACAGTGGAATTTGATGCTGCAGCAAGAATTAATAAATCTCATGTACGGCAACCAGGCTAAGTTTGAAATCAAGAAGCACAAACTGCGATTGACACATGAATCCTAAAACCCACGGCCACGGCGGTACCAGATCAGATCAATTGTTTCCAGTTCCACCAGTGCCAATGGCAACAAATCACTCTTAAGTTACCACACCACACAACAATCACATGGGCTGTATTTACATACAGATTACTTTACTAGTGGAGATGCAGAAAGCACAGATTATAAGGCAGGTACCTCCTTGAACAAGTTGCTCAAAGATCTGCGCCTATTGCCGTGCTCGTCAACCGCGTCGTCTTCAACAACAATCTCCTTTGCCTTGTCAAGAACAACCACGGCCTCATTCACGTCAGCGGCCGCCCTGGGAGCAAACttttccggttccggttccggttcctgTTCAGGTGGCGGAACCTCGCCGGCGTTGGCCTTGGGCTTTGTCGCGCACCCTCCCATAATTCCTTCTCTCTagaagtcttcttcttcttgtgctgctgctgctgcttttcTCTAGCCAATATATGGCGTTTGTGCTTCCGACAGTTGTTCTTAATTTCTTCCACGACGTGGAGGCCGTATACGTTATACGGACAGAGAAACCGACAGAGGGGGGCAGGGGCGCTCTACATTCTATACGTGAATTTCCAAAATAACGATAATTAATTATAGAAGtgcataataattaattattaaaggtCCGGCCTGAACTGGAGGTGCGACGCTGCCATGAGTGGATGActgatattttttcttttttttttttttaatctaaaaatgattattatataataataataattattattattatatgataaaaCTCACAGTCACAGCGTCAGCTGCAGTGAGATTTGGGTCAACCCATTTATACAAGGGCCAGGCTTGCATCGAAGTTGGGCTTCTCTTCATCCCTCCAGCCCAAGGGCCTTCAACGCCCAGCTGTTATCTTGCATAAcactcaattattattatatatactaaaacactaaaaaaaaaaacattttaaagtatttaaattTTCGATTCCATTTGATTGATTTGAGACTAGACTAGACTAGACCAGATGCTAACTAAAACTAAAACCTATTCATAAGTGAAtcgaatttattaattttgaggtCCAATATTTTTAAGGTTGAGGACAGGGACAGGAAAACGTGAATGAGCTGGGAAtggtaatatttatttattgtgatgCATGTTTTGGTATGAGCATCATTAGGGAGTGGGCCAACTCGTAGTGGGTTGCATTATTATGGCCCCAAAAACATCTCCAAACCTTTTCCCTACCCACCCTCCTCTACtttttaatcatatatatactgtatatttttactatattttattctttatttaatttatattttttattagtgataacatgcaattattattatttttttaaatacagtCTTATACATATAATAACTTACAATTTACgtacattaaataaatattaaatcctGATCATGTGGgcagaatttaatatttataaaaatactaagtATAGAATCATGTGGACACAAAGAAATAAGTCCAAAAGTGAAGGATGAACTAATTAAGTCCCTATCTCTTTGGAAGGAcattgagggggggggggggggggggggagaatgaaTCTAGCTATAGTTAAGATTGTAGGTTAAGTTTTAGTTGCTGtgtcgttttttttttttttttttaaggaaggTTTCATTTATTTTGGGTCTATTGGGCTCTCATAGCTTCTAGCTGCATTGTTGTCTTTTAGGGAGGCCTTGTTTGTTTTGGGCCTATTGTCTTCTCATGATTGGTGCCTAACCCCCTCTTGTACCCTAAATCTAATTAAGTAATTATAcgagaaaaatcaataatttaagtccatcttttgaattttaaaactctattaaatagttttaattttaaaaaaaaattagccaaaacacttattttgttattaacaatattaaataaatttacatttttatctttGGTGAAATCAGTCTTATCCTTTTAAAGAATATTTAGAGactaatttactaaaaaataaaaatttagaagtgTCATGAGTCAAAATTTGATATGTTTTTAATAGTTAGTTAACCCTTTGAGATTTGAAAGATATACTACCAAGACTATTCTAACATAAGATagttgaataatttttaatcaaattaaatattttggatACGACCATAAAATAGAGTTACCTCAAGTAAATTTCACATATGCAAAATCCTCCAAAAGTTTGCATATAATGTCTTTGATTACCATCATcttattctaaaattaatggattttttttagttctttTGTTATcacaattcaaaaaataaaaatcttgcATGTTACATAACTCATTACTAGTAACATCTATATAGATCAAGACTACGGCATGTAACAtgagatttgataagatcttcttctttatttcaaattaacccatactaattataatattaataattttataattttaataataaagaattagaGATTTATCTTGAAATCCTTCTACATTATTGTTGTGGGTATTTTCTACTCTACCCCTTATGGGCTAGGCTCAATCCAGCGGGCCAACCCAATCGCATAAAACTCAGTAAACCTCAAGCTGAATTTGTCTAAGCAGGTTCGCACATCACTGGTGCCCATACTCGGATCGCAGAATCAAGCGGGCTTAATACGAGCGAGCTCCCAGCCATACTACGAGTGAGCTCTTAGTAACTTTTACAGTTCATCAGCCTAGCCAATCAGCTCGCATAATGAGAAGATTATGTGCTCGAAAATATTATCAGCCTAAGGGCCCAGCTGGGCTAGTTAGGCCCAATCTGGCCCATCCTCTCGGCCCATTTGATCACCCCATACTAGTCTCATTGTGGCCCTTTGCAACATCATTATAACTGTGTCTGGATTTTCACGCGTTCACCTTAGatttcatcctcattaatgacagatctcATCCACACTAATGAGGGTTCCGTCGGCACCTTACTGATGCATGGGCGCTTCCGCCAGTGCTGGAAATCTCGTCTCATCATCTGCAGACGTACAACACATGCATGAGAGTCTCTCCATCTCCCATATATCAACCTGCTATTCTTAAAGTCAATGTAGGTTTTTTTTTGCCAACTGGTTGATACTCTACTTTTTCCTTACTCGTTTACTAACTTGAACGTCGGAGTGTCATTGTAAGGGCCCGTCGACGGATCAACAACTCAAGTCAGataatctttttccttttcctccGATCCATTACACTAGTACGGGCTAACGAATTACGATCGACCAATTCCGAACATCGACAGTTATAATTATTCCATATCAATTATAGGATTAGACAAATgcaatcattatttttttccaaatttgtaCGTGTGCCTCTAGCAAAATATTTTGggcaataaaataatttaaaattttaaatatataatattttattatgtacaaagtaaatatttataaaatcttTGTCAATTTgatctaattaattttatccaaaattcaaaagataCAATAGTGAATATTCTCTCCCACAATAGGAGTGGTGGATTCCTaatcatatacacacatatatattgtatacatatttatatacaatacacaatttatataaataagataCATACATTTAAATACCtaagtatatatatgcatatacatacatacatacatgtatatgtgtgtaaCCATGAGTATGACATCATATGTATGTATGCGtatgatgtatatatacatatacatgtatatatatattttatgtaaattgaaGTTGTATGGAATAAGATTTGGACACTTGTACACCATAATCCTTACATCAACGTTTGTGAGTAAGGCTGACATGACCAAAACaatattttctcttacaaaATAGATGGTAAGGCTATCTAGGGCCATTCAAAGAAATACTTTCAAATACCCAAGTCACCAAATTAGGGCAAAGGACTCTTAGAAAAATAATTGTAGTAGAAAATTTAATCTAGGTCTATCACCTTCTTGTTTTGGTCTTTTATATTGAAATGTGTGGATTTTTCAAAGGGATGGGGAAAGACGGGGAAGATGCAGATTCAATTGTTAGTCCCAATAATATTGGAGTCAATATTCAAAAGGGAGAATTAAAGCAATTATAAATAATTGTGGAAGAAAGTTTTCATTGCACGTgtaaaatatatcccaagataAACAACCCACACAATTAGTGATAGAATCTTAGTCTTCAAGGTGatatctctttcatttcaaGTAAGTTGTTAGTTAGGTTGGGTAAAATCCTTTTTGTCATGAATGTAAAGGTTAGGGTGCACATGGTTGATCCCACAATTAGCTCATCcaaaaatccatatttttggtTTTACTTAGATGTTTTGGAATCACCTTCATCGTGAGTGACATGGCAATATGAATTAGCAAATGCCTCTCTTAGCCTCATAGCAGTTATGGGTTTGCCTTTTGCTAATCCTAATAGCATTTATGCTAAATGAAAAAGgttagattattatttaattgttcAAATGTAGATTCAACCCAATATGAAATTCTCACTTAATATATTACTAGAGGTGTGATCTGTTAGGCTGACTCCAATTGTGGCAAAATCTGCTCACCAAGCCAAAAAGTATAAAGTCAGATATAGATTTTTAGCTCCAACGGAGCTTAATATAgccaatttattttgtaaaaaaattagcaaaattgAAAACGCTCCCCACATGTGGTGATCAAAATATCCAGAGCCATCCTCGCCATCTCTTATCCCTCATTCCCAATGGCCATCAACGCTAGAAGAGACCAACCAGCCACAAAGAATATGACATTGGCTGGAAAAGAGGCGTTGAAAAAGCTTCGAGTAGCAAATATGGAGAAGACGAGTTGCATGCGCAACGAAAGACTAAATCGGGCTGACGACCACCAGATCCAATTGCGACAAGCAAAACCAACAGCAGTGGCGGTGTCTTCTTCGACAACGAGCAAATCTGATTTGTGATTTTgggatattttgtatttttcttttttgtatttgatgagtgatattgtgtatttgattattgattttgtgtatgtgtttaTCTGatcattttgtatatttaattattaattatatatatgtgtatttaattattttatatatttgattattgattgtGTATGTAtgcatttgattattttatatatttgattattcattttgtaaggtaaaataaatagaatcaaagtttattaataaataaataaaatatggagtTAAATATATAGTAAAATAGGAAGTGTGGTTGAAGTAGACatagttttcaaggtaaaatcaaaatatgaagtaaattatttataatataatagagagTAGAATGAAGAGTATGTCGAagtcatacatatatataaatattacatacataaatatatataatgtgtataGACATAAAAAAAGGAacttaaaaacttaaaaataacataattagaTCTCAAACTAAAGAATGAGGAGGTCTTTTAGAAAGTTaagaaattgatttaaaaaaaaacacaaaaatttgaaataaaacatttaaacAACATGGAGTATTAATAATAAACCAAAATCTTTCACTAttagttataaatattttttgacaagcATTTGTTGCAACATGCCTGCTAAATCAAAAgcttattaataaatataaatgcattccaactaatatttaaaaatataaatttatatcaaattaaCTTTAGTTCATTAATCTGATTAATTCATCGACgatcaataaatataatgattttaatgataatattGCATGTTTTTTATGTGTATCTCAATAACGAATAAATCATAACCTAAATATTGTATGACATtcaattgatttatttattaacaaaaagatatttggctaatttaaaatatttatcttcaaataattattaaaaaatatttattatttatatattttagcaaacaaaaacacacaatcCCTACGCTAGTCCAGGGTCCCGGGTTGATACGAGCCGGGCCGGTGCGGTCCAGTCAGGT from Diospyros lotus cultivar Yz01 chromosome 4, ASM1463336v1, whole genome shotgun sequence includes the following:
- the LOC127798809 gene encoding uncharacterized protein LOC127798809, whose translation is MGGCATKPKANAGEVPPPEQEPEPEPEKFAPRAAADVNEAVVVLDKAKEIVVEDDAVDEHGNRRRSLSNLFKENNEAMESTKLDKPTLDPVKQEEPSADQKFAEVSEALPHVNHESGKIETPVERTVKEVEAPVETNEEKAIEAASTAGTLTDHEAIKSTAPALVEMQKHEETKTLVEEKSAVETQKPETPKEEKLDVLTHQTPEEQKAVVEATMLIENPQIPQEKTTNE